The Octopus bimaculoides isolate UCB-OBI-ISO-001 chromosome 13, ASM119413v2, whole genome shotgun sequence genome includes a window with the following:
- the LOC106867507 gene encoding trans-1,2-dihydrobenzene-1,2-diol dehydrogenase isoform X2, with translation MRWGICSAGLIANDFCNALQCLNPSEHKITAVVSKSLEKAKKLADEFKIPNVYDSYEEFAKDPNIDLVYLSTANSFHHPLSILMLNNGKPVLCEKTCACNTKQTEEMIELAKSKKLFFMEALWSNFFPAYKALREIIDSGTIGKIRYVDVAHFYDLFSLDFVSQQSLGGGGLLCTAVYVIWLARFVFRQDPETITAVGTIADTGVDESGNIILTYKDGARASLSYSVALNGRRDAYIYGTKGKIYIHPPFWSPGKIEVNGEEREFPLPKSDAKYNYPNSSGLSYEAEDVRLCFEKTHKIIKTSMGGTEVT, from the exons ATGCGCTGGGGAATCTGTTCAGCAGGTTTAATTGCAAACGATTTCTgcaatgctttgcaatgtttaaaTCCTTCAGAACATAAA aTAACTGCAGTGGTATCCAAGTCTTTAGAGAAGGCTAAGAAATTAGCGGACGAATTTAAAATACCGAATGTGTATGACAGCTATGAAGAATTTGCCAAAGATCCCAACATag ATCTTGTGTACCTTTCAACTGCAAACAGTTTTCATCACCCTCTTTCCATTCTTATGCTGAACAATGGTAAACCTGTTCTGTGTGAGAAAACCTGTGCTTGTAACACGAAGCAGACAGAAGAAATGATTGAACTTGCAAAGTCAAAAAAGCTGTTTTTTATGGAG GCTTTGTGGTCCAACTTCTTCCCAGCTTACAAAGCCCTTAGAGAAATCATTGACTCTGGAACTATAGGAAAGATACGATACGTAGATGTAGCTCACTTTTACGACTTATTTTCACTTGATTTTGTGTCACAGCAGTCTTTGGGTGGAGGAGGTCTCTTGTGTACTGCTGTGTATGTAATATGGCTTGCGAGATTTGTATTTAGACAGGATCCcgaaacaattactgctgttggAACGATTGCTGACACAG GTGTCGACGAGTCTGGCAATATTATTCTGACTTATAAGGATGGTGCCAGAGCCTCTTTGTCTTATAGCGTTGCTTTGAATGGAAGAcgtgatgcatatatttatggaaCCAAAGGCAAAATTTAT ATACATCCACCATTTTGGAGTCCCGGCAAAATCGAGGTgaatggagaagaaagagaatttCCACTCCCCAAATCTGATGCGAAATATAATTACCCCAATAGCAGTGGGTTATCTTATGAGGCCGAAGATGTCCGCCTGTGTTTTGAGAAGA
- the LOC106867507 gene encoding trans-1,2-dihydrobenzene-1,2-diol dehydrogenase isoform X1 — protein MRWGICSAGLIANDFCNALQCLNPSEHKITAVVSKSLEKAKKLADEFKIPNVYDSYEEFAKDPNIDLVYLSTANSFHHPLSILMLNNGKPVLCEKTCACNTKQTEEMIELAKSKKLFFMEALWSNFFPAYKALREIIDSGTIGKIRYVDVAHFYDLFSLDFVSQQSLGGGGLLCTAVYVIWLARFVFRQDPETITAVGTIADTGVDESGNIILTYKDGARASLSYSVALNGRRDAYIYGTKGKIYIHPPFWSPGKIEVNGEEREFPLPKSDAKYNYPNSSGLSYEAEDVRLCFEKSQLECPAHTHSDTLSIIKVIDEVRRQLEEKHQKN, from the exons ATGCGCTGGGGAATCTGTTCAGCAGGTTTAATTGCAAACGATTTCTgcaatgctttgcaatgtttaaaTCCTTCAGAACATAAA aTAACTGCAGTGGTATCCAAGTCTTTAGAGAAGGCTAAGAAATTAGCGGACGAATTTAAAATACCGAATGTGTATGACAGCTATGAAGAATTTGCCAAAGATCCCAACATag ATCTTGTGTACCTTTCAACTGCAAACAGTTTTCATCACCCTCTTTCCATTCTTATGCTGAACAATGGTAAACCTGTTCTGTGTGAGAAAACCTGTGCTTGTAACACGAAGCAGACAGAAGAAATGATTGAACTTGCAAAGTCAAAAAAGCTGTTTTTTATGGAG GCTTTGTGGTCCAACTTCTTCCCAGCTTACAAAGCCCTTAGAGAAATCATTGACTCTGGAACTATAGGAAAGATACGATACGTAGATGTAGCTCACTTTTACGACTTATTTTCACTTGATTTTGTGTCACAGCAGTCTTTGGGTGGAGGAGGTCTCTTGTGTACTGCTGTGTATGTAATATGGCTTGCGAGATTTGTATTTAGACAGGATCCcgaaacaattactgctgttggAACGATTGCTGACACAG GTGTCGACGAGTCTGGCAATATTATTCTGACTTATAAGGATGGTGCCAGAGCCTCTTTGTCTTATAGCGTTGCTTTGAATGGAAGAcgtgatgcatatatttatggaaCCAAAGGCAAAATTTAT ATACATCCACCATTTTGGAGTCCCGGCAAAATCGAGGTgaatggagaagaaagagaatttCCACTCCCCAAATCTGATGCGAAATATAATTACCCCAATAGCAGTGGGTTATCTTATGAGGCCGAAGATGTCCGCCTGTGTTTTGAGAAGA GTCAACTGGAATGTCCTGCTCACACTCATTCTGATACTTTGTCAATTATAAAAGTTATTGACGAGGTTCGACGACAACTTGAAGAGAAGCATCAGAAAAATTAA
- the LOC106877994 gene encoding trans-1,2-dihydrobenzene-1,2-diol dehydrogenase, with protein sequence MRWGICSAGLIATDFCNALQCLDPSEHKIIAVVSKSLEKSKKFAEEFEIPNVYDSYEEFAKNPNIDLVYVSSVNRFHHPLSVIMLNNGKPVLCEKAYGKNTKETKDIIELAKSKKIFFMEAMWSNFFPAYKHIKQEIDSGTIGKIRYLDVAFLVDIFSKEDISQGHVGGGGLLEIGVYTIWLANFIFRQKPETITAFGTIAGTGTDLSANIILTYKDGARASLSFNTTLAGRTDAYIYGTEGKIYIHPPFWCTDKIAVNGEEREFPLPKSDAKYTYVHSCGLAYEAEDVRQYFEKGHLECPVHTHADTLLLINIIDEVRRQLEETQQKN encoded by the exons aTAATTGCAGTAGTGTCCAAGTCCTTAGAGAAATCTAagaaatttgcagaggaatttgaaaTACCAAATGTGTACGACAGCTATGAAGAATTTGCCAAAAATCCCAACATAG ATTTGGTGTACGTTTCTTCTGTCAACCGTTTCCATCATCCTCTTTCCGTCATTATGCTTAACAATGGCAAGCCTGTTCTGTGTGAGAAAGCCTACGGTAAGAACACAAAGGAGACAAAAGACATTATTGAACTTGCAAagtcaaagaaaatttttttcatggaG GCTATGTGGTCCAACTTCTTTCCGGCTTACAAACATATTAAGCAAGAAATCGACTCTGGAACCATAGGAAAGATACGATATTTAGATGTGGCTTTCTTAGTTGACATATTTTCAAAAGAAGATATATCTCAAGGCCACGTGGGTGGTGGAGGTTTGTTGGAAATTGGTGTTTATACAATATGGCTTGCAAACTTCATATTTAGACAGAAACCTGAAACTATTACTGCTTTTGGAACAATTGCTGGTACAG GTACTGATCTATCTGCCAATATCATTCTAACTTATAAGGATGGTGCCAGAGCTTCGTTGTCCTTTAATACTACTTTGGCAGGAAGAactgatgcatatatttatggaaCTGAAGGCAAAATTTAC ATACATCCACCATTCTGGTGTACAGATAAAATCGCGGTgaatggagaagaaagagagtTTCCGCTTCCCAAATCTGATGCTAAATATACTTACGTCCATAGCTGCGGGTTGGCTTATGAGGCTGAAGATGTCCGGCAGTATTTTGAGAAGG GTCATCTCGAATGTCCCGTTCACACCCACGCTGATACTTTGTTGCTTATAAACATAATTGATGAGGTTCGACGACAACTTGAGGAGACACAACAGAAGAACTAA